Proteins found in one Muntiacus reevesi chromosome 2, mMunRee1.1, whole genome shotgun sequence genomic segment:
- the LRFN1 gene encoding leucine-rich repeat and fibronectin type III domain-containing protein 1, with amino-acid sequence MAPGPFSSALLSLPPTALPFLLLLWAGASRGQPCPGRCICQNVAPTLTMLCAKTGLLFVPPAIDRRVVELRLTDNFIAAIRRRDFANMTSLVHLTLSRNTIGQVAAGAFADLRALRALHLDSNRLAEVRGDQLRGLGNLRHLILGNNQIRRVESAAFDAFLSTVEDLDLSYNNLEALPWEAVGQMVNLNTLTLDHNLIDHIAEGTFVQLHKLVRLDMTSNRLHKLPPDGLFLRSQGPGPKPPTPLTVSFGGNPLHCNCELLWLRRLTREDDLETCATPEHLTDRYFWSIPEEEFLCEPPLITRQAGGRALVVEGQAVSLRCRAVGDPEPVVHWVAPDGRLLGNSSRTRVRGDGTLDVTITTLRDSGTFTCIASNAAGEATAPVEVCVVPLPLMAPPPAAPPPLTEPGSSDIATPGRPGANESAAERRLVAAELTSSSVLIRWPAQRPVPGIRMYQVQYNSSADDSLVYRMIPSTSQTFLVNDLAAGRAYDLCVLAVYDDGATALPATRVVGCVQFTTAGDPAPCRPLRAHFLGGTMIIAIGGVIVASVLVFIVLLMIRYKVYGDGDGRRVKGTSRSPPRVSHVCSQTNGAGATQAPPPPAPDRYEALREVAAPAAAAAAVEAKAAAADLASAETEAVLGRSLGGSATSLCLLPSEETSGEESRAAAGPRRSRSGALGPPASPPPTLALVPGGAPARPRPQQRYSFDGDYGALFQSHSYPRRARRTKRHRSTPHLDGAGGGAAGEDGDLGLGSARARLAFTSTEWMLESTV; translated from the exons ATGGCTCCGGGCCCCTTCTCCTCAGCGCTCCTCTCGCTGCCGCCTACTGCCCTGCCCTTTTTGCTGCTTCTCTGGGCAGGGGCATCACGGGGCCAGCCCTGCCCTGGCCGCTGCATCTGCCAGAACGTGGCGCCCACGCTGACCATGCTGTGCGCCAAGACCGGCTTGCTCTTCGTGCCGCCGGCTATCGACCGGCGCGTGGTGGAGCTGCGGCTCACCGACAACTTTATCGCGGCCATCCGCCGCCGAGACTTCGCCAACATGACCAGCCTGGTACACCTCACCCTCTCCCGGAACACCATTGGCCAGGTGGCGGCCGGCGCCTTTGCGGACCTGCGCGCCCTCCGCGCCCTGCACCTCGACAGCAACCGGCTGGCAGAGGTCCGAGGTGACCAGCTCCGGGGTTTGGGCAACCTCCGCCACCTGATCCTGGGCAACAACCAGATCCGCCGGGTGGAGTCGGCCGCTTTCGACGCCTTCCTGTCCACCGTGGAGGACCTGGATCTGTCCTACAATAACCTGGAGGCCCTGCCCTGGGAGGCCGTGGGCCAGATGGTGAACCTGAACACCCTCACGCTGGACCACAACCTCATCGACCACATCGCCGAAGGGACCTTTGTGCAGCTTCACAAACTGGTTCGCCTGGACATGACCTCCAACCGCCTGCATAAACTGCCCCCTGATGGGCTCTTCCTGCGGTCCCAAGGTCCGGGACCCAAGCCGCCCACGCCGCTCACGGTCAGCTTCGGCGGCAACCCCCTGCACTGCAACTGTGAGCTGCTGTGGCTGCGGCGGCTGACCAGGGAGGACGACCTGGAGACGTGTGCCACGCCGGAGCACCTCACCGATCGCTACTTCTGGTCCATCCCCGAGGAGGAGTTTCTGTGTGAGCCTCCGCTAATCACGCGGCAGGCGGGCGGCCGGGCCCTGGTGGTGGAGGGCCAGGCGGTCAGCCTGCGGTGCCGCGCCGTGGGGGACCCTGAGCCCGTGGTGCACTGGGTGGCACCCGACGGGCGCCTGCTGGGGAACTCGAGCCGGACCCGGGTCCGGGGGGATGGGACCCTGGATGTGACCATCACCACCTTGCGGGACAGCGGCACGTTCACTTGCATCGCCTCCAACGCCGCCGGGGAAGCCACCGCACCGGTGGAGGTGTGCGTCGTGCCTCTGCCTCTGATGGCGCCCCCGCCTGCTGCCCCGCCGCCTCTCACGGAGCCTGGCTCCTCGGACATCGCCACGCCTGGCCGACCTGGAGCCAATGAGTCGGCGGCTGAGCGCCGACTCGTGGCGGCGGAGCTCACCTCCAGCTCTGTGCTCATCCGCTGGCCGGCCCAGAGACCTGTGCCTGGCATCCGCATGTACCAGGTGCAGTACAACAGTTCCGCAGACGACTCCCTTGTCTACAG GATGATCCCATCCACCAGCCAGACCTTCCTGGTGAATGATCTGGCAGCGGGCCGCGCCTACGACCTGTGCGTGCTGGCCGTCTACGACGATGGGGCCACGGCACTGCCGGCCACCCGAGTGGTGGGCTGCGTGCAGTTTACTACCGCTGGGGATCCGGCACCCTGCCGCCCGCTGAGGGCCCATTTCTTGGGCGGCACCATGATCATCGCCATCGGGGGTGTCATTGTCGCCTCCGTCCTCGTTTTCATCGTTCTGCTCATGATCCGCTACAAGGTCTACGGCGATGGGGATGGCCGCCGAGTCAAGGGCACCTCCAGGTCGCCTCCGCGGGTCAGCCACGTGTGCTCGCAGACCAACGGCGCAGGCGCaacgcaggccccgcccccgccggcgcCCGACCGCTATGAGGCGCTGCGCGAGGTGGCGGCTCcggcggctgcggcggcggccGTCGAGGCGAAGGCCGCGGCGGCCGACCTGGCTTCCGCGGAAACGGAGGCGGTCCTTGGACGTTCCCTGGGCGGCTCGGCCACCTCGCTGTGCCTGCTGCCATCCGAGGAAACCTCCGGGGAGGAGTCCCGGGCCGCGGCGGGCCCTCGGAGGAGCCGTTCCGGGGCCCTGGGACCGCCGGCTTCACCGCCCCCCACTTTAGCTCTGGTTCCTGGGGGAGCCCCGGCCCGGCCGAGGCCTCAGCAGCGTTATTCGTTCGACGGGGACTACGGGGCGCTCTTCCAGAGCCACAGTTACCCGCGCCGCGCCCGGCGGACAAAGCGCCACCGGTCCACGCCGCACCTGGACGGGGCCGGAGGGGGCGCGGCCGGGGAGGACGGAGACCTGGGCCTGGGCTCCGCCAGGGCGCGCCTGGCCTTTACCAGCACCGAGTGGATGCTGGAAAGTACCGTGTga